In Melospiza melodia melodia isolate bMelMel2 chromosome 30, bMelMel2.pri, whole genome shotgun sequence, a single window of DNA contains:
- the GNGT2 gene encoding guanine nucleotide-binding protein G(I)/G(S)/G(O) subunit gamma-T2 yields the protein MAQDMTEKELLKMELDQLKKEVKNERQMVSKTGKEIKEYIESMAGEDPLLKGVPEDKNPFKEKGGCTIS from the exons ATGGCCCAGGACATGACCGAGAAGGAGCTGCTCAAGATGGAGCTGGACCAGCTGAAGAAGGAGGTGAAGAACGAGAGGCAGATG GTGTCCAAGACGGGCAAGGAGATCAAGGAGTACATCGAGTCCATGGCGGGCGAGGACCCGCTGCTCAAGGGCGTGCCCGAGGACAAGAACCCCTTCAAGGAGAAGGGCGGCTGCACCATCAGCTGA